The Acidobacteriota bacterium genome window below encodes:
- a CDS encoding nuclear transport factor 2 family protein, whose product MSDEETRSVIEQLYGAYLSGDVEAMLAVMSDDVEIRFLGQAEVHGIAEARRFFKHASGQLADLDFRRIHTIIDGSRAAVTWTETARTRSGKAWENHGVDVFEVHDGLIVSLHENNDVRLVHEHLERYEPEIGDDHEA is encoded by the coding sequence ATGTCTGATGAAGAGACGCGCAGCGTCATCGAACAACTCTATGGGGCATATCTCAGCGGAGACGTCGAGGCAATGCTGGCCGTGATGAGTGACGACGTGGAGATCCGATTTCTGGGCCAGGCCGAAGTCCATGGGATAGCCGAGGCACGGAGGTTCTTCAAGCATGCGTCCGGGCAGCTAGCCGATCTTGATTTCCGACGGATCCATACCATCATCGATGGATCGCGGGCTGCGGTGACCTGGACCGAGACGGCCCGGACACGTTCGGGCAAGGCGTGGGAGAACCACGGCGTCGACGTCTTCGAGGTCCATGATGGTCTGATCGTGTCGCTCCATGAGAACAACGACGTTCGGCTGGTCCACGAGCATCTGGAGAGGTACGAACCAGAGATCGGCGACGATCACGAGGCGTGA
- a CDS encoding SDR family oxidoreductase, translated as MASLEGHRAIVTGSSRNLGAEIANHLALAGALVCVNYHHSREQAEEVVAALRDVSSGRHVAVQGDVADPGEVERIVSESAGSLGGVIDILVNNAGPYDATPFLDLEVKDFDRVWNVNTKSTYLMMRAVAPAMRRQEWGRVVNISASSAFVRNRSIYTLANAAIITLTEAMAMELGPEVTVNAIAPGQISESLEELKDHIPEWADQVVKATPRGLLATRKEIADLVVLLCGPVFASVTGITIPIDGGLHLNTF; from the coding sequence ATGGCATCACTCGAAGGACACCGCGCGATCGTGACCGGCTCTTCACGGAACCTGGGTGCCGAGATCGCTAACCATCTTGCGCTCGCTGGCGCTCTTGTTTGTGTCAACTACCACCATTCACGTGAGCAGGCAGAGGAAGTCGTGGCGGCTCTGCGAGATGTCTCCTCCGGCCGCCATGTCGCCGTCCAGGGCGATGTGGCCGATCCAGGCGAGGTTGAACGAATCGTGTCCGAATCAGCGGGATCCCTTGGCGGTGTGATCGACATCCTCGTCAACAATGCAGGCCCTTACGATGCCACTCCGTTCCTGGATCTTGAAGTCAAGGATTTCGATCGCGTGTGGAACGTCAATACGAAGTCTACGTATCTGATGATGAGGGCAGTCGCACCTGCAATGCGGCGACAGGAATGGGGACGGGTCGTCAACATATCGGCATCCTCGGCGTTCGTCCGTAATCGATCGATCTATACACTCGCGAATGCGGCGATCATCACTTTGACCGAAGCCATGGCCATGGAACTTGGGCCAGAGGTCACGGTCAATGCGATCGCCCCGGGCCAGATCTCCGAGAGCCTCGAAGAGCTGAAGGACCATATCCCCGAATGGGCGGACCAGGTGGTCAAGGCCACGCCTCGTGGGCTGCTCGCTACGCGAAAGGAGATCGCGGATCTGGTCGTCCTACTGTGCGGCCCCGTGTTCGCGTCGGTCACCGGAATCACGATACCGATCGATGGTGGCCTGCACCTCAACACGTTCTAG
- a CDS encoding pyridoxal-phosphate dependent enzyme gives MLPLRQGGAVTSLGEGRTPLLHLEAMGGGYGLPRLYLKDETRNPTWSYKDRLAAVAITKAVLDGADTVVVSTTGNHGAAISAYAAAGGIRCVVLTLASVPETMKVLMQAYGADVVALEHPPDRWALMRLAVEELGWVPMSGLIDPPIGSNPFGIEGYKSISYEIFQQLGGIPDVVIVPTAYGDGLAGIHRGFADLVALGHTDRTPRMVAAEPLGPFARSLRDDTDLPATVEQRSSVAFSIAGSVATYQGVNALKRTGGSAIVIGDDEQIIAAQLNLAASEGLYLEASSVIAVQAAAYLAADGLVGEDDVIVAIGTSTGLKDVRSTADRLGDVAVIDPTLSALEAVIRDG, from the coding sequence ATGTTGCCGCTACGGCAGGGCGGCGCTGTGACGAGCCTGGGCGAAGGGAGGACGCCGCTTCTGCATCTGGAAGCAATGGGTGGTGGGTATGGACTCCCGCGCTTGTATCTGAAGGACGAAACCAGGAACCCGACGTGGTCGTACAAGGATCGCCTGGCAGCGGTCGCGATCACGAAAGCGGTTCTCGATGGCGCTGACACGGTGGTGGTCTCCACAACCGGGAACCATGGTGCCGCGATCTCCGCATATGCAGCCGCTGGCGGGATCCGATGTGTCGTACTCACGTTGGCCTCGGTGCCGGAGACGATGAAGGTGTTGATGCAAGCGTATGGGGCCGATGTCGTTGCGCTTGAGCACCCCCCCGACCGTTGGGCCCTGATGCGGCTTGCGGTCGAGGAGCTGGGTTGGGTACCGATGTCAGGCTTGATCGATCCGCCCATCGGGTCGAACCCGTTCGGGATCGAGGGCTACAAGTCGATTTCCTACGAGATATTCCAACAATTGGGTGGGATTCCGGACGTGGTGATCGTTCCGACCGCCTACGGAGACGGACTGGCCGGTATCCATAGAGGTTTCGCCGACCTCGTCGCACTGGGGCACACTGACCGCACGCCCCGGATGGTGGCCGCTGAGCCGCTTGGTCCCTTCGCCAGGTCTCTTCGAGATGACACCGATCTGCCCGCGACCGTCGAACAGAGATCTTCCGTTGCCTTTTCGATCGCAGGCAGTGTCGCCACGTATCAGGGCGTGAATGCTCTGAAGCGGACCGGGGGCAGCGCAATCGTTATTGGAGACGATGAGCAGATCATCGCCGCCCAACTCAACCTGGCCGCAAGCGAAGGTCTGTACCTCGAGGCGTCATCTGTGATAGCAGTCCAGGCGGCAGCGTATCTAGCGGCTGACGGTCTCGTTGGTGAGGACGACGTCATCGTGGCGATTGGGACATCAACGGGTCTGAAAGACGTCCGTAGTACCGCCGATCGTCTTGGCGATGTAGCTGTGATCGATCCGACTCTCTCCGCTCTCGAGGCCGTGATCCGAGATGGATAG
- a CDS encoding D-2-hydroxyacid dehydrogenase → MSLLVADTADDVVDLLEAGAVGLLTYEWEDRFVCGDLRWVQAMSAGVDQFSQPLLRDRKIVLTSASGVHTPAVAEHAIALMMAVVRGIGPAVRGAAERNWNPIRAYEVEGRTMAILGLGSIGEAVARKASALGMYVIGTKRDISDYRGVADEVLPADQTREACRRADILVIALPGDPSTSSLVGDAELAALGTGWLINVGRGTVVDESALVRALTDGDLRGAALDVTAAEPLPDASPLWDLPNVIITPHMGWSSDRLAVRLVEITVANARALHDGVPWTNRIV, encoded by the coding sequence ATGAGCCTATTGGTCGCTGACACGGCTGATGATGTGGTCGACCTGCTGGAAGCTGGCGCGGTGGGGCTCCTCACATACGAGTGGGAGGATCGTTTCGTCTGCGGCGACCTCAGATGGGTCCAAGCGATGTCGGCTGGTGTCGATCAATTCTCGCAGCCCTTGCTGAGAGACAGGAAGATCGTGCTGACATCTGCCAGCGGGGTGCACACGCCAGCTGTAGCGGAACACGCGATCGCGTTGATGATGGCCGTCGTTCGAGGGATCGGGCCTGCCGTGCGAGGGGCTGCCGAGCGGAATTGGAATCCGATCCGTGCATACGAGGTCGAGGGCCGCACGATGGCGATTCTTGGCCTTGGCTCAATCGGCGAGGCGGTTGCCCGCAAGGCTTCAGCTCTGGGTATGTACGTGATCGGCACGAAGCGCGACATCTCGGACTATCGAGGAGTCGCCGATGAAGTGCTGCCGGCAGACCAGACCCGCGAGGCGTGTCGTCGCGCCGACATACTTGTGATAGCGCTCCCCGGGGATCCTTCGACATCATCGCTTGTCGGTGATGCGGAGTTGGCCGCACTCGGAACAGGCTGGCTGATCAACGTTGGCCGCGGAACCGTGGTAGATGAGAGTGCCCTTGTCCGTGCCCTCACGGACGGGGATTTACGGGGCGCTGCCCTGGATGTGACCGCAGCAGAGCCGTTGCCGGATGCGTCTCCCTTGTGGGATCTGCCGAACGTCATCATCACGCCACACATGGGGTGGTCGTCGGATCGTCTCGCAGTTCGCCTGGTTGAGATCACCGTGGCGAACGCTCGGGCGTTGCACGATGGCGTCCCGTGGACCAATCGAATCGTATAG
- a CDS encoding TIGR03619 family F420-dependent LLM class oxidoreductase, with product MTAIPRFGLAIPTATEGMMYPVPFASVNEVVDLSVAAERLGFDSVWGNDHVSTQRYVRSDYDDPPRFYDPLTLLGFVAASTTTIRLATAVLVLPFRHPVIVAKQAATLDQLSDGRFMLGVGVGAYREEFDAMYSGRELHRGRYVDEFLDSLAVLFSHRRATYEGEFIRFVDIESFPKPVQDPLPILSGGNSPQSRRRAATTANGWLPACLTPREYADGLRDIRRIEAEEDIDPSRHFDAGLQLVVSIHDRHEDAVERFRSSRVHSHLASLTRSTMKGRLGDPLEARNLVGTLDDVLEQIQAYVDAGVDVFAGLLFATDTVDETLEAMERFSHQVIAALTDRSVS from the coding sequence ATGACCGCGATCCCGCGCTTCGGTCTTGCGATACCGACAGCTACAGAAGGGATGATGTACCCGGTCCCCTTCGCCAGTGTCAATGAGGTCGTCGACCTCTCGGTGGCCGCCGAACGCCTCGGCTTTGACTCCGTGTGGGGCAATGACCACGTGTCGACGCAGAGGTATGTTCGGTCCGACTACGACGATCCGCCGCGTTTTTATGACCCCCTGACGCTGCTGGGATTCGTGGCGGCTTCCACGACGACGATTCGTCTCGCCACCGCTGTTCTCGTGCTGCCATTCAGGCATCCGGTGATCGTCGCAAAACAGGCAGCGACCCTTGACCAGCTCTCCGATGGCCGATTCATGCTCGGCGTGGGAGTCGGTGCCTACCGCGAGGAGTTCGACGCCATGTACTCAGGTCGCGAGCTTCACCGCGGACGGTACGTCGACGAGTTTCTCGACTCCTTGGCCGTTCTGTTCTCACATCGACGTGCCACCTATGAGGGAGAGTTCATCCGGTTCGTGGACATCGAGAGCTTCCCAAAGCCCGTCCAGGATCCCTTGCCGATCCTGTCGGGGGGCAACTCGCCCCAGTCGCGTCGCAGGGCAGCGACCACAGCGAATGGTTGGTTGCCGGCGTGCCTGACACCTCGTGAGTACGCCGATGGCTTGCGCGACATCCGTCGTATCGAGGCCGAGGAAGACATCGACCCCTCGAGGCACTTCGACGCGGGGCTTCAGTTGGTGGTGTCGATCCATGATCGACACGAGGACGCCGTCGAGCGGTTTCGCTCGTCGCGCGTCCATAGCCATCTCGCTTCGCTCACGAGGTCGACGATGAAGGGCCGTCTCGGTGATCCCCTTGAGGCACGCAATCTTGTGGGCACGCTTGACGATGTCCTGGAGCAGATACAGGCCTATGTGGACGCTGGCGTCGATGTCTTCGCCGGATTGCTGTTCGCTACGGACACCGTTGACGAAACTCTTGAGGCGATGGAACGGTTCTCACATCAGGTGATCGCTGCCTTGACGGATAGGAGTGTGTCGTGA
- a CDS encoding aminopeptidase P family protein: MIETAIGLRNALDDSPYDWLALGSPEHIGYSTGYRSVAGDLFRSHRMLALVSVDRTVLVGSAADGAAAFDSGISAHDYVSFGTFFFESVDATAPELGLASQHDSFHEAVAHAVSEAGVAGRVGVDAGAADLAEAFASHRINVTDVVGWMYDLRSVKLPVEIEKLRISARLAEQGIIAALDVACVGVSETELARVVAATMASGGGSPRFTVVTSGPRSALSDARATERALRLGDLLRFDVGCTFDGYWSDVGRTAVVGEPTRRQASRYDAILAGEQAQLAMIRPGVSAEQVFDVAVSAVEAAGLAPYRRHHCGHAIGTEVYERPVISPGSSTALEPGMVFCVETPYYEIGWGGMMIEDSLVVTDTGVEMLTTSDRSLRVIE; this comes from the coding sequence GTGATCGAGACCGCGATCGGGCTGCGCAACGCCCTCGACGATTCTCCCTACGACTGGCTGGCGCTTGGTTCGCCGGAGCACATCGGCTATTCCACGGGCTATCGAAGCGTCGCGGGTGACCTATTCAGATCCCACCGAATGCTGGCACTCGTGTCGGTGGACCGAACCGTGCTGGTCGGGAGCGCGGCAGACGGAGCTGCAGCTTTCGACTCGGGGATCTCGGCACACGACTACGTCTCGTTCGGAACGTTCTTCTTCGAGTCTGTCGACGCGACGGCGCCTGAGTTGGGACTTGCGTCCCAGCACGACTCCTTTCACGAAGCTGTCGCCCATGCCGTCTCCGAGGCGGGCGTCGCCGGGCGGGTCGGGGTCGACGCCGGAGCGGCTGATCTTGCCGAAGCTTTCGCTTCTCACCGCATCAACGTAACCGATGTCGTTGGCTGGATGTACGATCTGCGCTCGGTGAAACTTCCTGTGGAGATCGAGAAGCTTCGGATCTCAGCACGCCTGGCGGAGCAAGGAATCATTGCCGCGCTCGATGTCGCGTGTGTCGGCGTATCCGAGACCGAGTTGGCTCGTGTTGTAGCCGCAACCATGGCCTCAGGCGGTGGTTCCCCGCGCTTCACGGTGGTGACCTCCGGGCCGCGCAGCGCGCTGTCGGATGCCCGCGCCACGGAGCGGGCGCTTCGGTTGGGAGATCTTCTGCGATTCGACGTCGGCTGCACCTTCGATGGGTACTGGTCCGACGTGGGGCGTACGGCGGTGGTTGGGGAGCCCACACGGCGCCAAGCTTCACGATACGATGCAATCCTCGCCGGAGAGCAAGCTCAGCTCGCGATGATCCGCCCTGGAGTCTCCGCTGAGCAGGTCTTCGACGTAGCCGTCTCTGCCGTGGAGGCGGCCGGCCTCGCTCCCTATCGACGCCATCATTGTGGCCACGCCATCGGCACCGAGGTGTACGAACGACCCGTTATCTCGCCCGGCTCATCGACCGCGTTGGAGCCGGGAATGGTGTTCTGCGTCGAGACTCCCTACTACGAGATCGGCTGGGGCGGAATGATGATCGAAGATTCTCTGGTCGTCACCGACACAGGAGTGGAGATGCTGACGACCTCGGATCGTTCCCTTCGAGTGATCGAATGA